From Gimesia panareensis, the proteins below share one genomic window:
- a CDS encoding c-type cytochrome domain-containing protein, whose protein sequence is MMLVAVFVATNFAVAEEKPIKPEKVDLGRPVSFEKDVFPILDANCIACHNVAKKEGSLVLENVEDLIKGGDSGASVTPGKPDDSYLYQVASRTEESFMPPLPNKVGAKALTPKEVWILRQWILEGAKSSGKSADAGVAWQSLPPGLNSIYSTALSPWARYAAVGRANRIAIYDLAAGSEVAVLNDPALLKLQKDGKPFYPQGAAHRDFVHSLAFNNDGSLLASGGYRVVKLWKKSLGNVVKKIELPAAVTGLTLNADRSVLAVATADNSVSLWKLPEGKKLVDLKGHTGAVTGLSFTPDRSKVVTSSADQSLRVWNAADGKQISTMKTPAVINALTVSKDGSQVIAGGANNSIYVWPMTIPAPKEGEKAPETPAPLFELKGHAKPVSTVKLVLPAGTQLVSGSEDGTVRIWDLNGKKQIRSINHGAPVTDVDVSPDAKNIVSVSVNGTGKIWQLSDGKMLKEFRGDLSKERQLVLATETQTVTKQKVALADAAVKAADKNVKDREGELKKRNEELAAAKKALPEAKKKADEAAKKLKAAQDELAKLVADHKKKGEDAVKAAAAQKAAADKAVADAEVKLKAANEQNQKAIAAVQKEVDEAKKALDAANATKPAKDDKEGEQKKKEAVAKAQATFDAAQKKLTAAQQKKANDEKQLTQAIQTAKAGIKKADAAVAAAKKQAESKPDTKAADKKVADAEAASKKEADAVTAAEKKITSAERSVKVAESTLTKIKGQLADRTKEKAELDETAKKVDAALAEAKKQAAVLTPIKSVAFSEDGKQVVTGDDSQKVRLWEVASGKELDTLSGHTGAVSAVTYTSKSTVASGSADKSVLIQSVQPVWSLIAQLGVDPKDPSKVGGSPISNRALCLDFSPDGKLLAVGGGDPSRSGEVILFDVASGKVVKKLGDAHSDTVLGIRFSPTGKQLLTGAADKFVKIFDVATGKFVKSFEGHTHHVLDVAWKADESTIVSAGADNVIKVWNIETGEQKRTISGYSKQVTSIAFLGLGDNIISGGGDKTVRMHTSSNGKNYRNLSGSTDYVYSVAASRDEAIAIAGGEDGVLRVWDAKTGKLLFSFNPPPVPQEQQASAGK, encoded by the coding sequence ATGATGTTGGTTGCAGTCTTTGTTGCCACAAATTTTGCAGTGGCAGAAGAGAAGCCGATTAAACCAGAAAAAGTCGATTTAGGTCGTCCTGTCAGCTTTGAGAAAGACGTCTTTCCCATTCTGGATGCGAATTGTATCGCCTGTCATAACGTCGCCAAGAAAGAGGGTTCGCTCGTTCTGGAGAATGTCGAAGACCTCATCAAAGGGGGCGACAGTGGTGCATCGGTCACACCCGGTAAGCCCGATGACAGCTATCTCTACCAGGTCGCCTCCCGTACCGAAGAGAGCTTTATGCCTCCGCTGCCCAACAAAGTCGGGGCGAAAGCATTGACTCCCAAAGAGGTCTGGATTCTGCGGCAGTGGATTCTGGAAGGAGCGAAATCCAGTGGTAAGTCCGCTGATGCTGGTGTCGCCTGGCAGTCTCTGCCTCCCGGCCTGAATTCCATTTACAGCACTGCGCTCTCTCCATGGGCGCGCTATGCCGCCGTTGGCCGGGCAAATCGGATCGCCATCTACGACCTGGCTGCAGGCAGCGAAGTGGCTGTCTTGAACGATCCTGCTCTGCTGAAATTACAGAAAGACGGCAAGCCCTTTTATCCACAAGGAGCCGCCCATCGCGATTTTGTACATTCACTGGCCTTCAATAACGATGGCAGTCTGCTCGCCTCTGGTGGGTATCGAGTCGTGAAACTCTGGAAGAAATCACTGGGGAATGTCGTTAAGAAAATCGAGCTGCCTGCCGCAGTCACAGGTCTGACTCTGAATGCGGACCGCAGTGTGCTGGCTGTGGCGACTGCCGACAACAGCGTTTCCCTCTGGAAGCTGCCCGAAGGTAAAAAACTGGTTGATCTCAAAGGTCATACTGGTGCCGTGACTGGTCTGTCTTTTACACCCGATCGTTCCAAGGTCGTCACTTCTTCAGCTGACCAGAGCCTGCGGGTCTGGAATGCGGCTGACGGAAAACAGATTTCAACCATGAAAACACCGGCTGTGATCAACGCACTGACCGTCAGCAAAGACGGTTCTCAGGTGATTGCCGGTGGTGCCAATAACAGTATCTATGTCTGGCCAATGACCATTCCAGCTCCCAAAGAGGGAGAAAAGGCCCCGGAAACACCCGCTCCCCTGTTTGAGCTGAAGGGACATGCGAAGCCTGTCTCTACCGTGAAACTGGTCCTGCCAGCCGGCACTCAGCTGGTGTCTGGCAGTGAAGACGGTACGGTCCGTATCTGGGACCTGAATGGCAAGAAACAGATTCGCTCCATCAATCATGGTGCTCCTGTAACCGATGTCGATGTCAGTCCCGATGCGAAAAATATCGTCTCGGTTTCCGTCAACGGGACCGGTAAGATCTGGCAGCTGAGCGATGGCAAAATGCTGAAAGAGTTCCGTGGTGATTTGAGCAAGGAACGTCAGCTGGTGCTGGCCACCGAAACTCAGACCGTGACCAAACAGAAAGTGGCTCTGGCCGATGCGGCTGTTAAAGCGGCTGACAAAAATGTCAAAGACCGCGAAGGGGAACTGAAGAAACGGAATGAAGAGCTGGCAGCTGCCAAAAAAGCTCTGCCGGAAGCCAAGAAGAAAGCAGATGAAGCTGCTAAGAAACTGAAAGCCGCCCAGGACGAACTGGCGAAGCTGGTAGCTGATCATAAGAAGAAAGGCGAAGATGCTGTCAAAGCTGCTGCTGCTCAAAAGGCAGCTGCTGATAAAGCCGTTGCTGACGCCGAAGTCAAGCTGAAAGCTGCCAATGAGCAGAATCAGAAGGCAATCGCTGCTGTTCAGAAAGAAGTAGACGAAGCCAAAAAGGCACTGGATGCAGCAAACGCCACTAAGCCTGCCAAGGATGATAAAGAAGGGGAGCAGAAGAAAAAAGAGGCGGTTGCCAAAGCTCAGGCGACCTTTGATGCCGCCCAGAAGAAACTGACTGCTGCCCAGCAGAAAAAGGCAAACGATGAAAAACAGTTGACTCAGGCGATTCAAACCGCGAAGGCAGGAATCAAGAAGGCTGACGCTGCAGTCGCTGCTGCGAAGAAGCAGGCTGAGTCAAAGCCGGATACGAAAGCCGCTGACAAAAAGGTTGCGGATGCAGAAGCTGCATCCAAGAAGGAAGCGGACGCCGTAACTGCCGCTGAGAAAAAGATCACGTCTGCGGAACGTTCTGTCAAAGTAGCTGAAAGTACCTTGACCAAAATCAAAGGTCAGCTGGCAGATCGCACAAAAGAAAAAGCGGAACTGGATGAAACCGCCAAGAAAGTCGACGCTGCCCTGGCAGAAGCGAAGAAGCAGGCCGCTGTATTGACTCCCATCAAGTCGGTCGCATTTTCTGAAGATGGCAAACAGGTCGTCACCGGTGATGACAGCCAGAAGGTTCGTCTCTGGGAAGTCGCTTCGGGTAAAGAACTGGATACGCTCTCCGGCCACACCGGTGCTGTTTCCGCAGTGACATATACGTCCAAGTCGACTGTCGCATCTGGCAGTGCTGATAAGAGTGTACTGATTCAGAGTGTCCAGCCGGTCTGGTCTCTGATCGCCCAACTGGGGGTCGATCCCAAGGATCCGAGCAAGGTGGGAGGTTCACCAATTTCCAACCGAGCCCTCTGCCTGGACTTCAGCCCGGATGGCAAGCTGCTGGCTGTTGGTGGTGGAGATCCGTCGCGTAGCGGTGAAGTCATTCTGTTTGACGTCGCCTCTGGTAAGGTTGTGAAAAAGCTGGGAGATGCTCACAGTGACACTGTACTGGGAATTCGTTTCTCCCCTACTGGAAAGCAGTTGCTGACCGGGGCTGCGGACAAGTTTGTCAAAATCTTTGATGTTGCCACCGGCAAGTTCGTGAAATCATTTGAAGGGCATACTCACCACGTCCTGGATGTGGCCTGGAAAGCGGATGAGTCCACGATCGTCAGTGCGGGTGCTGATAATGTGATCAAAGTCTGGAATATTGAAACCGGCGAACAGAAGCGGACGATTTCCGGTTACTCCAAGCAGGTCACCTCGATCGCATTCCTGGGGCTGGGGGACAACATTATCAGTGGTGGTGGTGACAAGACCGTGCGGATGCATACTTCCTCAAACGGCAAGAATTACCGCAACCTGAGTGGCTCTACTGATTACGTTTACAGTGTGGCTGCCAGTCGGGATGAAGCCATCGCGATTGCCGGGGGTGAAGATGGAGTATTGCGGGTCTGGGACGCAAAAACGGGCAAACTGCTCTTCAGTTTCAATCCACCTCCTGTCCCACAGGAACAACAGGCCAGTGCCGGTAAATAG
- a CDS encoding glucuronate isomerase, with protein MPDQLSKRIFAELESLVLIDPHTHINPHSAASTTLADIMGYHYYTELAHSAGLPQEQIEEPGLDPKEKVGRLVKQLGDLDNTIQLSWLLDICCEFFGFEEEAITESNWEKLYDTAAEKMAQPDWEQQVLKQSGLEQVFLTNDFDDPLEGFDTNLYIPCLRTDDLVFHLGKQETRERLAKATNVDVGCAHTLRDAIAKLFDHFTSRGARACAISLPPDFSPTAVMPEEAEATVRSLYAGNELSCDESKLVSQYVFWTLAEYCAAHSLPFDLMIGVNRRVYEAGVYQGQDLYDKRTSLIQYKELFNAFPNVTFPVSVLTSTSNQELVSYSWIFPNVVINGHWWYSNTPAFITFDCKSRLEAVPKTKQIGYYSDMYKLEFALPKFRMYRRVLANVLASDFVIGRNWSEERAIELGKLVLRGNVETIFGR; from the coding sequence ATGCCTGATCAATTGAGTAAACGTATCTTCGCGGAATTAGAGAGTCTTGTCCTGATCGACCCTCATACGCATATTAATCCTCATTCTGCCGCTTCCACCACGCTGGCGGACATCATGGGATACCATTACTACACCGAACTGGCACACTCAGCAGGACTTCCCCAGGAGCAGATTGAGGAGCCGGGCCTGGATCCAAAAGAAAAAGTGGGCCGACTGGTCAAGCAGTTGGGGGATCTCGATAATACCATTCAGCTCAGCTGGCTGCTGGATATCTGCTGTGAATTTTTCGGTTTTGAAGAAGAAGCGATCACCGAATCTAACTGGGAAAAACTGTATGATACGGCTGCTGAAAAGATGGCGCAGCCGGACTGGGAACAGCAGGTTCTGAAACAGAGTGGCCTGGAACAGGTCTTCCTGACGAATGATTTTGACGATCCGCTAGAGGGCTTCGACACAAATCTGTACATTCCCTGTCTGCGGACCGACGATCTGGTGTTTCATTTAGGCAAACAGGAAACACGCGAACGACTGGCCAAGGCAACGAATGTGGACGTCGGATGTGCCCATACGCTTCGTGATGCGATTGCAAAACTGTTCGATCATTTCACTTCCCGGGGCGCCCGGGCCTGTGCGATTTCACTGCCGCCTGATTTTTCCCCAACGGCTGTGATGCCTGAGGAGGCAGAGGCGACCGTTCGGTCTCTGTATGCCGGCAATGAACTCAGCTGTGACGAATCAAAGCTGGTTAGTCAGTATGTGTTCTGGACTCTGGCTGAATACTGTGCTGCCCACAGCCTGCCTTTTGATCTGATGATCGGTGTGAACCGGCGTGTTTATGAGGCGGGGGTTTATCAGGGACAGGACCTTTATGACAAACGCACCTCCCTGATTCAGTACAAAGAACTGTTCAATGCATTTCCTAATGTGACCTTCCCGGTCTCCGTTCTGACCAGTACCAGTAATCAGGAACTGGTCAGCTACAGCTGGATTTTCCCGAACGTGGTGATCAATGGGCACTGGTGGTATTCGAATACTCCGGCCTTTATCACATTTGACTGTAAGAGCCGGCTGGAAGCGGTCCCAAAAACCAAGCAGATTGGGTATTACAGCGATATGTACAAACTGGAATTTGCTCTTCCTAAATTCCGGATGTATCGTCGCGTGCTGGCGAATGTGCTGGCCAGTGATTTTGTGATTGGGCGTAACTGGTCCGAAGAGCGGGCCATTGAACTCGGTAAGCTGGTTTTGCGGGGTAATGTCGAAACCATTTTTGGACGTTAA
- a CDS encoding SpoIIE family protein phosphatase, whose translation MATLVMLQAGQAVSYSLSGDEMVIGRHPDCQIQLDSNMVSRRHAQVIGEGDQFFVEDLGSGNGTFVNGKKIEGRTPLTHEDRLKVGPILFRFETDHKAAGKKTSAMMNVDSGFDFGYSSDDDGGAGATIMGAISGAGGFGGLDVRPEAKLKAVIEISRSLAGTVDLEKLLPQMLTTLFHIFPAADRGCILLKDEATGEMVPRAFKHRREGEDATVKLSRTIVNKVLEEKTGILSADAASDSQFDASESISNLSIRSMMCVPMLGLSEEPIGIINIDTQNPLQQFQEEDLDLLMSVAGQAALSYESARLMNSYLAKQKQDNEMNIARGVQQGLLPSSVPEVDGYEFFASYHSAQAVGGDYYDIFELPDGKIGLSFGDVAGKGVPGAMIMARMSSCVQHTMRFLHEVGPAVEAINDHMCDSAVEGRFVTYVLAILDTQKHHISLVNAGHMSPMILKPDGTIDEFPEESIGVPIGVMEGFPFEVVERDLAPGEIVVLFTDGVDEAMNPEGELYTLDRMREFIKANREKNAAELGQALLADVRRHANGRPQNDDITIMTFGRVS comes from the coding sequence ATGGCGACTCTAGTCATGCTGCAGGCGGGGCAGGCTGTCTCTTACTCCCTTTCGGGTGATGAGATGGTGATTGGCAGGCACCCGGACTGCCAGATCCAGCTTGATTCCAATATGGTGTCCCGTCGACATGCTCAGGTAATCGGAGAAGGCGATCAGTTTTTCGTCGAAGATCTGGGCAGTGGTAACGGTACTTTTGTAAATGGTAAAAAAATCGAGGGGCGGACTCCGCTGACCCATGAAGATCGACTGAAAGTCGGACCGATTCTGTTCCGCTTTGAGACCGATCACAAGGCGGCTGGTAAAAAAACATCTGCCATGATGAATGTCGACAGCGGCTTTGATTTCGGGTATTCCTCCGATGACGATGGCGGCGCTGGCGCAACGATTATGGGGGCTATTTCCGGGGCGGGCGGATTTGGAGGGCTCGATGTGCGCCCTGAAGCCAAGCTGAAGGCGGTGATTGAGATCAGCCGCAGCCTGGCGGGAACCGTCGATCTGGAAAAGCTGCTGCCCCAGATGCTGACCACGCTGTTTCATATCTTCCCTGCTGCCGATCGTGGTTGCATTCTACTCAAGGATGAAGCTACCGGAGAGATGGTTCCCCGGGCGTTCAAACATCGTCGGGAAGGGGAAGATGCGACGGTCAAATTGAGCCGCACGATTGTGAATAAGGTGCTTGAGGAAAAGACAGGGATCCTGTCGGCCGATGCTGCCAGCGATTCCCAGTTTGATGCCAGTGAGTCGATTTCCAATCTGTCGATCCGCTCCATGATGTGCGTGCCCATGCTGGGGCTCTCAGAAGAGCCGATCGGAATCATCAATATTGATACGCAGAACCCGTTGCAGCAGTTCCAGGAAGAAGATCTGGATCTGCTGATGTCAGTCGCTGGCCAGGCGGCGCTTTCGTATGAAAGTGCGCGGCTGATGAATTCTTATCTGGCAAAGCAGAAGCAGGATAACGAGATGAACATCGCTCGCGGGGTGCAGCAGGGACTGTTACCCAGCTCGGTACCTGAAGTGGATGGGTACGAATTTTTTGCTTCGTATCATTCCGCCCAGGCTGTGGGGGGCGACTACTATGACATCTTTGAATTGCCCGATGGGAAAATCGGTCTCTCGTTCGGGGATGTAGCCGGCAAGGGAGTGCCTGGTGCGATGATCATGGCGCGGATGTCGAGTTGTGTGCAGCACACCATGCGGTTTCTGCATGAAGTAGGACCTGCGGTTGAAGCGATCAACGACCATATGTGCGACAGTGCTGTCGAAGGGCGTTTTGTGACATACGTACTGGCGATTCTGGATACTCAGAAGCATCATATCTCGCTGGTCAATGCCGGTCATATGTCGCCGATGATTCTGAAGCCGGATGGTACTATTGACGAATTTCCTGAAGAGAGTATCGGCGTGCCGATCGGTGTGATGGAAGGCTTTCCGTTCGAAGTGGTCGAACGCGATCTGGCACCGGGAGAAATCGTTGTCCTGTTTACAGACGGTGTGGACGAAGCGATGAATCCGGAAGGCGAACTGTATACGCTGGATCGGATGCGTGAGTTCATAAAAGCCAATCGTGAGAAGAATGCCGCTGAACTGGGACAGGCGCTGCTGGCAGATGTACGTCGACATGCCAACGGGCGTCCCCAGAATGACGATATTACGATCATGACTTTCGGGCGTGTTTCCTGA
- a CDS encoding SpoIIE family protein phosphatase translates to MSASLFLQNNGSSSRLEITGKQMTLGRHPDCDICLKSNTVSRYHARISVLDEERYELEDLGSGNGTFVNSRPVNDPVVLQSGDQISIGPFLLEFSSDADYEAEQHEGLLTAYGLIPSLKNVSVKPTAIDKSTILRSTGSSSDFDQYHIKPEIKLKAILEISRTIATASDLDSMAERVLEGLFHIFPAADRGCILLHDRDNQRFLPKAVRHRREEDQEALQLSRTVLKTVIDNKTGVLSADAANDERFEKSESVSTLTIRSILCAPMLGLDGSVIGIINLDTQLAGQMFSDDDLELLMVIAGQTALSYESARLMISHVEKQRYDNEMEIAARVQKGLLPAKIPEVPGYEFFVSYEAARAVGGDYYDLIQTEDDLVWFALGDVAGKGVPASLVMSRVCSAVRSTVEFVPDVADAVHRVNHHIDEAAHDGRFITFILGQIDLNQNLVTFVNAGHLEPLLLQTDGKLRELSADQPSVPLGVMEDYEYEALTHVLEPGEQLILYTDGVTEAMNEERELFGIERLKAAIQEASTSPTELGPQILRVVKQFVGQHEQYDDLTLVIIGRTAAQ, encoded by the coding sequence ATGTCCGCCAGTCTGTTTTTGCAAAATAACGGCAGTTCATCCAGGCTGGAGATCACGGGAAAACAGATGACGCTGGGGCGGCATCCAGATTGTGATATCTGTCTCAAGTCAAATACGGTTTCCCGCTATCATGCCCGGATTTCCGTTCTGGATGAAGAACGGTACGAACTGGAAGATCTGGGGAGTGGAAACGGCACGTTTGTCAACAGCCGGCCGGTCAACGATCCGGTGGTGTTACAGTCAGGGGATCAGATTTCGATTGGCCCTTTTCTGCTGGAATTTTCCAGTGATGCTGACTACGAAGCCGAGCAGCATGAAGGTCTGTTGACCGCTTACGGGTTGATTCCCTCGTTGAAAAATGTTTCTGTCAAGCCGACTGCGATTGATAAATCTACGATCCTGCGTTCGACCGGTTCGAGCAGTGATTTCGATCAGTATCACATCAAACCCGAAATTAAGTTGAAAGCAATCCTGGAAATCAGTCGTACGATAGCAACAGCCTCTGATCTGGATTCGATGGCCGAACGGGTCCTCGAGGGTCTGTTTCATATTTTTCCCGCCGCGGATCGAGGCTGTATTCTGTTACATGACCGCGATAATCAGCGTTTTCTACCCAAGGCGGTACGGCATCGTAGAGAAGAAGATCAGGAAGCGCTGCAGCTCAGTCGTACGGTATTGAAAACAGTCATTGATAATAAAACCGGTGTGCTCTCTGCCGATGCGGCCAATGACGAACGTTTTGAAAAAAGTGAGTCGGTTTCGACACTCACCATTCGTTCGATTCTATGCGCTCCGATGCTGGGGCTCGATGGAAGTGTGATCGGAATCATCAATCTGGATACCCAGTTGGCCGGCCAGATGTTTTCTGATGACGATCTGGAGTTGTTGATGGTCATCGCCGGACAGACCGCACTGTCTTATGAGAGTGCCCGGTTGATGATTTCGCATGTGGAGAAACAGCGCTACGATAACGAAATGGAGATCGCAGCCCGGGTTCAGAAAGGCCTGTTACCTGCGAAGATTCCGGAAGTACCCGGATATGAGTTCTTTGTTTCCTACGAGGCGGCACGCGCTGTGGGGGGCGATTATTATGATTTGATCCAGACCGAGGATGACCTGGTCTGGTTTGCTCTGGGAGATGTGGCCGGCAAAGGGGTCCCCGCTTCACTGGTCATGTCCCGGGTATGCAGTGCGGTGCGAAGTACGGTGGAATTTGTACCGGATGTTGCAGATGCGGTGCACCGCGTGAATCATCATATCGATGAAGCAGCGCATGATGGCAGGTTTATCACGTTCATTCTGGGGCAGATTGATCTGAATCAGAACCTGGTCACGTTCGTCAATGCGGGACATCTGGAACCGCTGTTACTGCAGACCGATGGTAAGCTCCGGGAACTCTCTGCCGATCAGCCGAGTGTACCGCTGGGAGTGATGGAAGATTATGAATACGAAGCACTGACGCATGTGCTCGAGCCCGGAGAGCAGTTGATCCTGTATACCGATGGCGTGACCGAAGCGATGAATGAGGAGCGGGAGCTGTTTGGGATTGAACGGCTCAAAGCGGCGATTCAGGAAGCGAGCACCAGTCCAACGGAACTGGGACCACAAATCCTGCGGGTCGTGAAGCAGTTCGTCGGTCAGCATGAACAGTATGACGATCTGACGCTGGTGATTATCGGCAGAACGGCCGCGCAATAA
- a CDS encoding RNA polymerase sigma factor, with translation MNEEDAAQVRSCLEGNTAEMRAFVARFQSSIFGLCYRMLGHRQDAEDVAQEVFVRAFRSLHQWDPTRTLKPWLLTIAANRCRTFLSQRSRRPVPAEFASELAVSQSSEALQDLGEELQNAIGQLREDHRTCFILFHQENLSCQEIGEIMDRPEGTIKTWLHRSRQELASTLRQRGIVPEVRHESR, from the coding sequence GTGAATGAAGAAGATGCGGCGCAGGTCCGAAGTTGCCTGGAAGGTAATACAGCGGAAATGCGCGCATTCGTGGCCCGGTTTCAAAGTTCCATTTTCGGTTTGTGCTACCGGATGCTGGGACATCGACAGGATGCTGAAGATGTGGCACAGGAAGTCTTTGTCCGTGCCTTTCGGAGTCTGCATCAATGGGATCCCACCAGAACTTTAAAGCCCTGGTTACTGACGATCGCCGCCAATCGCTGCCGCACCTTTCTCAGCCAGCGGTCCCGTCGGCCTGTCCCTGCAGAGTTTGCGTCAGAGCTGGCAGTCAGTCAGTCATCAGAAGCGCTGCAGGACCTGGGAGAAGAACTTCAAAATGCGATCGGGCAATTGCGTGAAGATCATCGCACCTGCTTCATTCTGTTTCATCAGGAAAACCTGAGTTGTCAGGAAATTGGAGAAATAATGGATCGTCCTGAAGGCACCATCAAAACCTGGCTCCACCGTTCCCGCCAGGAACTGGCGTCAACCTTAAGACAACGTGGAATTGTACCAGAGGTCAGACATGAATCTCGTTGA